CAACTTCAGCACCTACCCAACCTCAACCTGCAGCAGCACCAAATTTGGTAGAATCAATTCAGCAGGGTGCAGGAGAATTTGGTGCAATTCCACCGGGACTCCCTGAGAGGGAATCAACGTCAGCCTATGAAAGGATTCCGGTGTCTGCGTAATATGCAGGACAATCAGCTAAGGTTGTCCACGTCCTAAGAAAGAATAGATAACAGCCTGATCCACATGAACACTGAACTTAATAATATTACAGGGGCTGTGCATTAACTGTCCAGCTATTTGTTAACAATGTGTGGGCAATTATTGGCACAGCTACCAGTGCCATCATCTTCAGTTGCCAGCACTGAAAGCACTACCCCAAGCCTGTCAATGTCCGCTGCTCCTGTGCGTAGCAGTGGGAGGATCAGGGGTGGCAGATGGGCATCCACCAGCCGGGTGAAGTCTCCTGAGTCCACagcaaagagaaaaaataaataaaaaaaaattggggtttCCATTTATGGCAAAGTGGCTTTTTAGGATTCTGCAACACAGactgttatttctgtttatttaaattCAGTTGGGAAATAAATAGTTTCTTTATTCACACTGGTATTGTTTACATTGATAATCTGGGTACacttgtttatatatacataagtgtgtatgtatgtatatatatatatatatgtatatacatatatatatatatgtgtaggtatatatatatatgtgtatatatatatatatatatatatatatatattgtggcaggagcccgctactgcagaagcacacgggaacaacaacttcctttttatggtgctttattgtcaggatggtaaatgtttgacaccgtatacttgtacagcaatcatggagaccctaaacactagctatacatagtccagctctctctcgggaccagccagctcacccagcattggtctccctgaacaaatgaaacaaacaagcttttatacatgatgctcctcccccagccttagcttgatggacaggtgacacacccaccttctctttaaaagaaaacacccatcactgcctctgtttgcacaaccagacacgccctgtctgtttgctgagaggaaggatttcagatcatgtaagtttaaccaaatttaaactattgcttttcatacataagtcttcactctaggtgcattactgcacaaatgttttactctacttccctgctttctctgtatattgccagctaaatgcctccttctgttacaatatatatatatatatatataaatatatatatatatatatacacatacactaatCTTTCAACAATGCCTACATGGTCATTTCAATAAACATACATACACCAATATAATTAGGTTATTGGTGTTTGCAAAAAAACATGTGCGTAAGATGTTGATAACGATCTACAAGAATAGGTCATACATGCCAGCTTTCAAAGCTTCTCTCCCAGGTGAGAAGTCATGTGACGGGGGTAGGAGGAGGCGTGGTAACGTCCTcatgtcaccatagccccgctccCACTATAAagtgctgaaattcacggcactgAATAGCGAGGGCGGGGCTTAATAAGGTGATTAAACCCCATCCCcgtcattcaatgccgtgaatttcaacgaatccgggaggtttgcctactcttccaggagaacgggaggactccccgaaattcgggagcctgacgggaattctgggagagtacaCAAGTATGGAATaggtaaaaatgaaaaacaaggttAGTGGTAATTCCACAACAATTACACTTGCTTAAAAAACATTCTCTCCTGAAAACTAAGTCTGGATGAGCCTTTCTCTGACCTGTCTCCTCCTCTCTGTATTATGAACATCAACTGCTGGAATGAGCTCAGCTGGTTCGTTACTGTATATTGCCGGTGTTAGGGGTATACTCTggtttagggccaaattatgcagcacacagcaccacaacACCTTACCTGGGGCACAGAGAAGCCCACCACCAGATGTATCACGCAACATGAATGTGGACTAAAGGCTAAAGGTAAGTCCTATCATCCCTCTATGACAGAGGTGTCattaaccaggattgacacccagATCCACAATCAcctacaattaaacataaatacatgtagatgattgcaacacaacataaaaatactataaacacaaaataaaaaatccacGTGGTAACGGGACCTTGGTGAAGAGCTGTTAGATGAGGAGTGGTCTGAGATTTACGAGAATGCTGCCTCTAGCTCCATTTGCGTTACAATTAAAGAGAACGTTTATAAGGTGCTATACCGATGGCACTATGTGCCTTTGCGCTTCTGCAAAATTCTTCCGGACTCGtctgatcggtgctggcgagggtactcccatgaaggcacattcctccacatatggtggtcgtgcccaaaacTGTCAGGCTTCTAGGTTGAGATTAGAGGCCTGATTAATTCAATCCTCCAGGTGGACATTCCCTTGGAGCCTAAATTTTTCCTTctccctcggcatcccgacatCAGAATAAATTGATCAGGCACATTGTCtcggcagctacttgccaaatagctgcagactggcgtatgcaatcccctccctccatgcagtccataattaatagagtctggcagactcaacggatggagtatatgaccagtattattCGGAACTCCTCGAGAGCCTTCACCAGGATTTGGGACCCGTGGTTATCCTACTTTCCAGCGTGTCCACCCTTTACATAATCCAATTCTAAAAATTAATTTCTTTCTAGGACTTCTCTCTTTCCCTACATTGGATCTAGTCACTTCTTACCCTCTTTCCTTTTCTCCTTCTTCTCTCGCTCCTTCTTCTGTGCactctcttttcttctttcttctttatacAAAAATTTGGGTCACTCATTACTCTTAAATCTAAAAGTCCGGTTGACTTAGCGTTTCACATGTTTTACGCTGATTGTAGATGTGATTATCTGTTGTGACTTTTTTTACTAAGTGTATTCACTCTGCCAATCGTTCTCTTTTGTTActatgaccttgcaaaaataaaactttcaaaaaaaacaaaaaacaaaaaaacccacgtGGCCTgcgcagcctaagaggagcctggtgctggggATGTTCCTCTCTCGTCGGTGCTGACTCCAAAATCCGATGTTGCTCCAAAGCACCCAACAAGACTGTTCCTGCAAACACCATTTTCTACCACCCTCAGAGTAATGGGCATTTGGGTccctttttatagtcctcattTATCTGCATAGACCAATGgttgatgtgtttgctaatcacgcCTATAAAGTGCAGCATCTTGTAGAGCaacaaaaatgtactttaaatggaaatattgttataagtgtatgtgtgttacacatcatacaaatattattattgccccgctggtgatgaaatagtaagccactgtaataaaataaaacaataaaaaaacaacttacatataatctataattaaatttgggccactaatttattcttcaAATAAACTTTCACCTGTAAGAAAATTCCCAATCATTtgtgcccctctacaacaaaaacacactttattgaaacttccattgtgcctcctgttaaattaacattgccctgcagtgtaacagtgaagtGTTTGGCaatctatagaaagcagcgtgttgtatctggcgattttaaattcaaatttgggcgagtttgcaaaatcgcagcttcatacatttggctaTTTGTATAGATAGAGTGGCAAAACATCGGGACTGCGATTTGTAGAGATTTTGACCATcacgattttgaaagaaacacttcgCTGGCGATATTACATCAAATTGCTGTTCGATATATCGATGAGATTAAATCTGCCTGAGAAAATTGCAggaaatgcaaaatcgcagcttgatacatttaccccttactcCCCTAAAAACACCCATAGATTGCTgtgcagcagtgaacagggcatacccatacttgtcaactttttggAACTCCCCTTCAGGAGATACTGCAGGAGAGGTTCAAAGGGCAAGTGTGGCGAATGTGATGACGTAATTTGCATCATTATGGCCCTGTCCTATGCTGCTTAGTTACAcaatttggggcatattcaattagcttgcGGAATCGCGGCTAAGCACGGCCACCTCCTTCCCGATACCGCTACACCGCAGATTTTCCTTCcccccccatagggttgcaaaaaGTGTGCTGCCCCTTTGCGCCATATCGCAGTAGGGATGGGTCATGCAAGACATTGCATTTTTCTACTGAAATACCGTGTTTCTCAACTAACAGATATTCACTAACTATACTACAAAAAAAATGGTCGCCACTCCCATAAATGGGGACAGAGGCTGTTGTACATTAATTATACCAACTTACCCCTAGTGTTGCTTCTATATAACTGTCCCGCATATAGAATATAATAATTAGATTCACTGAcgttgtcaggatgagagcataaatctgatatgatgaaatagaatattgaatgtcagggcccaaataaaacattgcattgatacctaaatgaacctgattttcaactcagataaatgtttgaccaaatgtttttaaaaaggaaacaattagcccagtaggaggtaattaggtttaGGAGActtgcttaagatatgcagatcatagacatccattgttttgatcatgtattccacttcctaattgacttcctttcaacaggtagtgtaaacaaaacaaaccactaaatgtaaatgacagagccatatgcctatgtgagatccttgtagacaaagacagcatttggaaactgcctataaagatatatagaaatataagcttcaaaggaaaatgtcttcatagttcatattttgggaaatcttggtgccactccatactgaagagcagaaatcacaccagggttatgAATGTCAGGTACTGGCAGTATCCGGGAACgtatataatcacatatctttggaaaagatatgtcacgttgtcataattccatcatgtttgttatcaaaagatggacacaTTCATAAggaatttattaataatgaaattagatctgtgtgatgctccacagaaaagttaggtcacatcagtgccgtaactagccattttagtgccctgggcgagatagggaagcggcgccccccatctaagtgggagtgtcaattgtagagtgggcgtggtcaacctactgtggggggcgtagctagctctttacaagttctagaccgcactgaaaccacctccctccccattcttctcggtctggctttgtaaggatctttatgtaataagcctccatagatcaaagtactttaaatgcagctatcacatgctagctgtataaaaaatgaattggttattgaaataaaactcactgaaacaaattaaaacaaatgtaacagtaccatctgtatcacactgctacttcatcccactgtgccctccatcacagtttcttctttatcacaccgtgccatggagctatctttatcccatcgtgcccccttatcaccatcgcacgaaatgaatatatatatatatatatatatatatatatatacacatacacacatacaatataaagagcctcctagtgtccgccataccttacagagagcattcctgtgaccaccatacaatacagagagcattcctgtgaccgccatgctatacagagagcattcctatgaccaccatactatacagagagcattcctatgaccgccatacaatacagagagcattcctatgaccgctatactatacagagagcattcctatgaccgccatacaatacagagagcattcctatgaccgctatactatacagagagaattcctatgaccgccatacaatacagagagcattcctatgaccgccatactatacagagagcattcctatgaccgccatactatacagagaacattcctatgactgccatactatacagagagcattcctatgaccaccatacaatacagagagcattcttgtgactgcaaaacagataaatacctcacctgaaattaatagaccctaccattaaattaaaaagccccaacaataaatttaattgacccaccagcatcccacaaataaaatagtacccattaaataattagcccccacctaaacgtcaccattaaattaatagcctacctcccacccatgtactaagacacctaacctccctaccctcatatcacacattaatacatcccccccttccctcacacattatggcagcatacccccccttccctcataaagcatagcagcatcccccctccataatagcaagatgcagcacacattcctcccttccataatagcagcacaccccccctccctaatagcagctcacatcccctccctccataatagcagcttacatgcccctctcccctcccctccctccataatagcagcttacatgctcccctccctccataatagcaactcacatgcccacctccctccataatagcagctcacatcccccctcccctccataatagcagctcacatccctccctcccctccctccataatagcagctcacatcccccccctccctccataatagcaacacacatcccccccctccctccataatagcagctcacatccccccccctccctccataatagcaacacacatcccccccccctccctccataatagcaacacacatcccctttcccctgctttgaaacttacctttttcctctttcttcctgtccagccgtcgctgcctggctcctctctggttctctgctcctctgctgcctagcaacgtcatgacatcagacgctgaggcagagggcagagttcagaagggggtggagccgggtgccggccgccattttggatgcgccgggcggccggcagtctgaatctgaggtctgtttaatttttattttttttcactcctcacacagaggcaggtgcgggcggccattgcgcccccttgggactgcgcccggggcggcggcaccgcccgcaccggcctcgttacggctctgggtcacatagtagaattgggtagtaaatcaggcatcATGCAAATGGCGATtgaaaaatgtatcacagacacaacccctgggggtggggacaggtgtggaagtgtctttaaaaaacagaGACCAGTTACAGCAAATgatcagactttttgggaaatcaattcacattgataagctgtccatcttccttgccaatttcccatggcacagagtatgcaattcatgtaagtgacactctgaaggtaaccccttttattttaaactgttttgcttgtgtatgtcaatctattgtttattcattatttttcattatatctgaaatccctgtacttttgtatattgaatctataatttaatatgtggcgtcctcgatactctaacaaatccattagcctgttaagaagaatatagctcgaccaagttaaccctttgaatgctagtgtgtaatttgttgatacatttgattaacaagcttagtgtgtgcttgcatttacatttgtgtaacagtctggaggtgcgaagagttaaccctttgtttgctcaTGTGGGTCTtcctagtctgtgagcagctagaagccttgtgtgccagtgtgggatagtatattggggatcatattgcccatattcaataggtggtggcaaacctgaaatgTGTGGGGGTGtaagcgctgtttgggggcgatttcAATAGGTCTATAAtttgtgtgataggtagagaaagACTGCGGGCTAGaatcatgtgtgacctcatatagcaaacacccccaaagtcatgggagcgtgtttgtgacagacGTATTTGCCTATCAGGAAAAAACATCTGTACTACAAAAAAATGGCCGACATACAGCTAATTGCTTAAGATTACACAAGAAAATGGCTTTGAGCCAATACAGCACTTATATTTCTATGGCTGTATTTTGAGCTTAAAGCTTTGGATACGTACACAATCCTTAAACTATGTGGAGTATGCTGGCGCTGTATACGTATATGATAAGAATAATAGCTTTAAATCTAGTATATAGATATGTGCAAAAATGCTGCCATCATCATCTCAGAAATTTGAACCAACAAGCAAAGATATGTCTCCAAAAAGGTGTATGTTAAACATACGTGTGAGTAAAAATCAGATGCATCCCTAAGGTGGCGTGGTTTCCTTGCACCTCGTACCCTACTGAACTTACACATGATCACCTCTCACCCAGCACCTGTGGACCTAAGTATATGATTTGCTCAACTCAAAATATAGGTGCAAGTTGTGCACATTTTTACATGGCGCAAATGGACTTAAGTTCAATTCTTACTTAGGCCCTATCTATTCAAAGTTGGGTTGCAATAATCATACACATTTCTACCATAACACAGATCCTGTATGATTTCTAACTGTAAATTCTTGCTAACTGCGGGCTTTGCAATTTCTGCAGTGCGCACAGGACAAACAACGCTGCCCAGGTGACTACAACAGTAAACAAAGTGAGATGTTGGGGAGCAGAACATTTTGCCCCTGGTGGAAAGGGTCCATGTTGTGGAACGTCCGATTAAAATTACACTgagaaaaaaatgtaactttGCAAATATCTCCAACTGGCACTTTGAGGCACATTTAGCAAACAGTGAGAAGCCCTATGGTTGCGCCAGGGGCTGGGATGCAACATTTAGCCCTAGGAGCTAGACTCAGCTCAtcagcatattaggaacattttaaaggaaaaaatgcaggtagcccatacttaataactttagaaagttggtttccgggagcctgccaggggaggtgggcgtgatggggggcggggctccaaaatgtgcgtcattttagACCCGCCCCATGACATAAACGAGTTATTTGacaacgggggcggggccaaatgctgtgattcaccgggaaccgctgcgtttgggacctaattctgcccacttcctagtgaagtgggcagatctgggagattgccacactgtcctgggagtccgggaatctcctggacattccaggagagttagcaagtatgaggtagcccagtgacccagcccaaggtaggtgACTATGGGACCGGCTCGGGGTGCAAATGTCCCCCTGTCCCGATGGTCAGTGAAAACGTCTTTGCCTTCTACATTAAAGGGTTAATAACTGCAACAGCATTACTATTGTAAACCCTGCCAGAAGCAAGATTTGATGACTCTCTCCAGCGATGGCGTCCCCAGATGCCATTTAATAAGTATCGCCGCTGCACACTTGTATTTGTTCTATTATCaccatgatgataataatgacaaTAACAGAGGAAAATGAATGCTAAACTACTTTACTATCTAAATATTGTTtccaatgtttttatatatattaaggaatAAATATCTGAAATCTATTTGTAACTATTTCAGTTTAGCACAAAGACCAGCAATGCTGAAGCAGCCGGTGAGATATTACTGATAAACTGCAGCAATAAGATATGAGCAATACAAAAAAATCATTGTTATCGCTGCTTTATAATAAATATCCCCCCTGTCTTCGAGTTCTCATTAAAGCCAATTGCATGAAATATTATTGTGGTACTTTTCGGAGTCAAACATAACATGAGGATTGATAGTTGTCAGCAGTGGTGGTGGTTGGCAGCAATGATTGGCAACATGGCCGCCAGCCTCTTCTACGTCAACTCTCGCGAGATGCTAAGCTGAGATACTGTTCCCAGAATGCTCTGCCCGCCCTCTTCCTGCGCGGCCTGAGGTGAGTGAGACATGGCTGCCGCGGACCGCTCAGGGACTTGGAGCCTAATCCCTCCGATATCCCCGGCATCCCGCCCCGGAGAGTGGCGGCTTCGTGCTGGGGTAGATTACCGCTATGTGTAGCAGCGGCAGGGACCGATATGAGGCGGGTATTGTGATGTGAGAGGGAGGCAGGTGCCCGTGGAGATGCCGGGGATGCGGCCGGGCGGAGTGCAGGGAAGCCGGGTGGTGTATTACTATACCCGCCGGTCCTCTTACCTGGTTACTGCTAGGCCTTATAACCCTCCGAGCAGGGAGAGTTGTACAGTGGGCTCGTGGACGTTGTGGTTATCCAGGggaaaactacaagtcccggcaTGCCCCGGGGCTTCTCTGGCTGTAGCCTATACCTGCCACAGAGCAATGTATTAATAGCGTGGTACACTCCTCTGTTGTCATTACCTAGTACCCACTTACCGTATTGTGCCCATGGCTCTCAGGCAAGTGGAAATCCATGTTGGCACAGCTGTAATGGTGGTTGTGGTTATGTGGGTCATTGCAAAGCTTGCAGGCCTTGGATACATATTTGTAAGTACCCTGATTATAGTGACATGTGAACTGGCCAGTAGGCATGTAGCAGTGGAATGATGGCACTAAGAGTTTACAGaacatatgtttttatgtttgtttagaTATAACATTTGTCACCGTCTTGTTTTGTTAATCTTGTAATTTGGGCTTTACTTGGATGATTATTGGGTAACCTTGTGTGCAGCTGCTGTGATGACTTTCTTAGGACACCTTTGGAACTAAACATGAAAATAACCTTTTATATCTGAGCAGCTGCATTAAATGTTCAGCCTGTGTATGGTTCTGGCCTAGTGTCTTGTATCTGAATTATGTGTTTTTGTATACACAGGTAATCTCTCAGAATGGTCCGCTACTCACTTGACCCGGAAAACCCAACAAAATGTAAGTAACCTACTTCCTCCTGCAATGTGTTTCGTATACAGTGTTATAGCTCTAGCTATCCTTCTTTATATTCTAACAAATAAAATTGTTAATGTTCTCCACAGCATGCAAGGCTCGGGGGTCAAACCTGCGAGTGCATTTCAAGGTAAGCGTTAAACCTATCTTACACCCTTTGTGAAGGTCTTCCCATGCTGCAGTGATGTTTTCTTAGGACACCTTTGGAATAACCATGAAAATAACAAGAATTCTGAGCAGCAGCCTTTTATAATGTTTATGTCCTATTTAGGAAGTTGTGTTTAGCGCTACACAGAGCATGTACTCTTGTacaacagtccctgcccaattggagcttacaatctaaatttccgaCAACTCCTACATATATACTATGTTCATTCTAAACCACTTAACTTACCAGTATGGTCTttgagtgagggaggaaacccatgcaaagacagtgagaacatacaaactccacacaggttcCTGGGCAAAATCAAATTCATGATCCCAGCGTTGTtcggcagcaatgctaaccatagTGCTGTTATGCATTGCAGAAATTAGATCTATATGGAACAGGACATTTGATTTCAGCCTGTTTGTTGTATTATTGTTTGTTGTATTGGTGTGCGTGAATGCATGGGAAATATGTACTATCTTGCAATCCACCATTTTTCAGTCTGCAATACATTTACCTTTCTATACAAGGCCCAGTATAGTGGGTATTAATAGTCCCTTTAAAGCACTGCAAATTGCTAAGAGAAGTTGGTATTAATAGTCCCTTTAAAGCACTGCAAATTGCTAAGAGAAGTTAGGATCTCCAATTATCCATCACAAGCATGTTACAATGGTTGTAAAGACCAAAACTGAATTTGTGTGCATAGTACAAGTCACTTGTTCTTACCAGTTTATCCCCAGTCCTCATATCTGTTGCAAAGAATCGCCATAAGTACAAGGAGCTATCTCCAATTAACAATTTGACCTTTCTCAGAACACTCGTGAAACCGCTCAGGCTATTAAAGGCATGCACATCCGCAAGGCCACCAAGTACTTAAAAGATGTCACCCTAAAGAAGCAGTGCGTTCCTTTCCGCCGATACAATGGAGGCGTTGGCAGGTGTGCCCAGGTGAGTGTCCTGATGTAATTACTGCTGTGTCTTATTCTCCGGTCCCTATCAGCGATGTTGGGATGACTGACAGGTGGTCGTTGTGGGGTTGGTTTGGGATTAATGGAATCTGTGTATTTGATACTTCTCGGTAGTTCTCTCTATGGAGTTGCAATGATGACTATCTTAGGACACCTTTGGAATAACCATGAAAACAACTATTACATTCTGAGCAACTCTGGAGTTCtgcatagtgtgtgtatatattgtggggGACTGTAAAACTGATCGGTCACTTGGTCCTCTACTGCTGGTACCCTTAAGAGAGCATTTTATGCTATGCTCTCTCCCGATTAGGCTTCCTCCAGTCTGCACAACTGGGAAGTTGTAACATGGACAACAAGTTGGCCTGTGAGTTCACTGCAGCCCAACATGGCTTCCAGGTGGAGCTGTGAGTGCGCTGTGTGCTCCGAAGGAAGCTTGTCTGGGAGAGAGCAGAGTGCAGTAGATTTGACACTTTCTGAAGAACGGGGTTCTGGGAGAACATGGTctgttttcttaatatattgtacACCAGGCAAAAGAAAAATCTAGAGGACCTTGTTCAGTACGTTTAATGCTTTATCCTTTACCTAATCCTACTTTAATCATGGTAAATGTGTTTCATCACTTTCAAGTCAAACAGTCTTGAGTGTTATACACAGGTGACAACACATTTTAACGAAGTAACTGCCATATGTTCCTATGGTTTGATGCTCTTATATCAAAATGCACCAAAAATATTTAGTGCCCCAGTGCTTTCCCTTGCTAGTCCCAAGGGCTGAAGTATTCAGTCAGTATTGTTCCCTGATGGTTTTATATGGCCTTTAAGtttaatatatttcacataaATGAGTGGTATCGCCCATCTCTCTTACTTGTTTTGTATATAGGCTATTTCACACTCTTATAGTTACGGGCTTCCAATAACCATGGTAAAGCTTATACCCTAACTTAGACTATCTGAGGCAACACATCTGGTTTTTGCTGTGTGTGTCATGTCTAATGCTGGCCACATGCTGCCATATTGTAGCTGATATTTGGCACCGTATCGTGTGTCCTGACAATGATGCCCGGTGGTAAAATGATCATTATTTGGCATGTTGAGACATGTGGTGAGAAGGTGACCACAGATAACTGCTATAGACGTGTGGGGTCCCCTTCTGACCGCACTAATGGGTTTCTGTCATGCTGGAAGTGATTAGGCCAAATGGTCAGATTCCAGCCTGTACGTGTGCGGCCAAATTGGCCACTATTTGTCACCCAGTGTAGGAACGGGCAGCACAACCATTTTCTGCTGGTGCGGTAGCAGCTCTGCTTTGTaccttttttaaatgaatttccaCAGGTATTGTTCATAAGAAGTCAGCCTGGTCATGTTATCAAAATCTTAACTGGCATTTATATTGGTTTTACCTCTTACAGGGAAAGCTTCAAATACTTGGCTTGGTATCGGCTATTTTACATGTCTGAACGTTAATGTAACTTTCACTGCAGTTGTCTAGTTCAACATGACACAACTGCTTTGGATatggtctaaaaaaaaatattaaaatccctattttagaATAATGACAAAATATGCAGATGTTAGTAGTAATATATAAACACTTAGCTGTGATAATAACCAGTGGTTGTCTGCTCTCCATGTAGGCCAAGCAGTGGGACTGGACACAGGGACGCTGGCCAAAGAAGAGCGCAGAGTTCCTCCTGCACATGCTGAAGAACGCAGAGAGCAACGCAGAGCTGAAGGTACGTGAACTGTAACTATACCGGAAGCATCAGGGTGTCAGTTGTATTAATTACCCTGGCCCCCACTGCCCAGGTGGGCCCCAGGGCATTAGTGCGTGCCTGGTAGATTCACGATGGAGACCAGTCTCCTTGTTGTActggaaaccagcccaggctatttAACAAGGACTACATGGGGGATAGTTTGTTTTCTATTAATTACTGTGCAACATCTATGGTCTGATGGGAGGCAACTCTCAATCACCTGCACTTCTCTGCTATTCTGCTGCTTGTTTACTACAAGTTACTGTTACCTCCA
The Mixophyes fleayi isolate aMixFle1 chromosome 1, aMixFle1.hap1, whole genome shotgun sequence DNA segment above includes these coding regions:
- the RPL17 gene encoding large ribosomal subunit protein uL22, with the translated sequence MVRYSLDPENPTKSCKARGSNLRVHFKNTRETAQAIKGMHIRKATKYLKDVTLKKQCVPFRRYNGGVGRCAQAKQWDWTQGRWPKKSAEFLLHMLKNAESNAELKGLDVDSLVIEHIQVNKAPKMRRRTYRAHGRINPYMSSPCHIEMILTEKEQIVPKPEEEVAQKKKISQKKLKKQKLMARE